One genomic window of Cupriavidus sp. P-10 includes the following:
- a CDS encoding aldehyde dehydrogenase family protein has protein sequence MLDKRQFYIDGEWVTSSRRQDLTVIDPATEQPCAVISVGDALDADLAVRAARQAFSGWSRTSPGERLRLVERLLEIYERRATEMARMISLEMGAPLDMARSEHVGAGAYHMRNFITAFRTFSFERSLGTHAPNDRILMEPIGVAGLITPWNWPMNQVTLKVVPALLAGCTVVLKPSEIAPLSSMLFAEFIEEAGFPNGVFNLVNGDGTGVGARLSSHPDIDMISFTGSTRAGVAISKAAAETLKRVVLELGGKGANLVFADADADAVSRGVLHCFKNTGQSCNAPTRMLVERSVYARVVDEAREIAENFAAEAAHAPGKFFGPLTSAAQFRKVQEMIETGMAEGARLVAGGPGRLEAHECGYFVRPTVFADVTNQMTIAREEIFGPVLSIIPFDTEEEAIAIANDTPYGLANYVQSTDDERCRRVAGRLRSGMVEMNGRPRAPGSPFGGIKASGRAREGGIWGIEEFLEAKAVSGWADPACSR, from the coding sequence GTGCTTGATAAGAGACAGTTCTATATCGATGGGGAGTGGGTCACGTCCTCGCGGCGCCAAGACCTAACGGTGATCGACCCAGCCACCGAACAACCCTGCGCAGTGATATCCGTCGGCGATGCGCTCGATGCGGACCTTGCGGTGCGGGCGGCAAGGCAAGCCTTCTCAGGCTGGTCTCGTACCAGCCCGGGCGAGCGCCTTCGGCTGGTAGAGCGCCTGCTGGAGATCTATGAGCGACGCGCTACGGAAATGGCGCGGATGATCAGCCTGGAGATGGGCGCGCCCTTAGACATGGCGCGCTCCGAACATGTCGGCGCCGGCGCGTATCACATGAGGAACTTCATTACCGCGTTTCGCACGTTCTCGTTCGAACGTTCCCTCGGCACGCATGCACCCAACGATCGGATCCTGATGGAGCCGATCGGCGTCGCCGGCCTCATCACCCCGTGGAACTGGCCCATGAATCAGGTCACGCTGAAAGTCGTGCCCGCATTGCTGGCCGGCTGCACCGTCGTGCTGAAGCCATCCGAGATCGCGCCGCTCTCCTCGATGCTCTTTGCCGAGTTCATTGAGGAAGCGGGCTTTCCGAATGGTGTGTTCAATCTCGTGAACGGAGACGGCACCGGAGTCGGCGCGCGCCTGTCATCCCATCCCGATATCGACATGATCAGCTTCACGGGCTCGACCCGTGCTGGCGTCGCCATATCCAAGGCCGCGGCCGAAACGCTCAAGCGAGTGGTGCTCGAGCTCGGCGGAAAAGGGGCCAACCTCGTCTTTGCCGACGCGGATGCGGATGCGGTCAGTCGCGGAGTGCTCCATTGCTTCAAGAACACCGGCCAAAGCTGCAACGCCCCTACCCGCATGCTGGTCGAGCGCTCGGTCTATGCGCGCGTAGTCGACGAGGCCCGCGAAATCGCCGAGAACTTCGCGGCCGAGGCGGCGCACGCGCCGGGGAAGTTCTTTGGCCCGCTGACCTCGGCGGCGCAATTCAGGAAGGTCCAAGAAATGATCGAGACAGGCATGGCGGAGGGCGCGCGACTTGTTGCAGGCGGCCCCGGGCGTCTCGAAGCGCACGAATGTGGCTACTTCGTGCGGCCAACCGTCTTCGCGGACGTGACCAACCAGATGACCATCGCCCGCGAGGAGATCTTCGGCCCTGTGCTCTCGATCATTCCCTTCGACACCGAGGAAGAGGCGATCGCCATCGCGAACGATACGCCGTATGGGCTGGCCAATTACGTGCAATCGACCGATGACGAACGATGCCGCCGCGTCGCGGGCCGGCTGCGTTCGGGCATGGTGGAGATGAATGGCAGGCCACGCGCACCGGGATCTCCTTTCGGTGGCATCAAGGCGTCCGGACGTGCCCGCGAAGGCGGGATCTGGGGCATTGAGGAGTTTCTTGAAGCCAAGGCGGTTTCTGGCTGGGCGGATCCTGCCTGCTCGCGCTGA
- a CDS encoding NAD(P)-dependent oxidoreductase: protein MSEMTHVGFLGLGNMGAAMALRLIYPGYRLHVYDPNPGAVSRLVDAGAVAHASPRSVADAAAIVMACLPSEAACEAAIFGQDGVAAGNALQTYVEMSTIGPTAVSSIAERLQRQHIATVDAPVSGGPAAARAGTLSIMLAGANHDIALVMPSLARIAKTIHNLGDQPGQAQAMKLVNNIMLAANMAVASEALAMGAKAGLSADAMADVIQSSTGQSAAADILARFALPGSFDFGAHMSILAKDVELAITEARNLGVPARVLEQARGVWHTAMEEGRSQDDFTSIIKSVEERANVLVRGAPRR from the coding sequence ATGAGCGAGATGACCCACGTCGGCTTTTTAGGCCTTGGCAACATGGGTGCCGCAATGGCATTGCGGCTTATTTATCCCGGGTACCGACTGCACGTCTACGACCCCAACCCGGGAGCCGTGTCGAGACTCGTGGACGCTGGCGCGGTGGCGCATGCCAGTCCGCGTTCGGTGGCCGATGCCGCCGCCATCGTCATGGCCTGCCTGCCAAGCGAGGCGGCATGCGAAGCGGCGATTTTCGGCCAGGACGGCGTGGCGGCCGGCAACGCGTTGCAGACATACGTCGAGATGTCGACCATCGGTCCGACCGCGGTGTCCTCCATCGCCGAGAGACTTCAGCGTCAGCATATCGCCACGGTGGACGCGCCAGTCAGTGGTGGGCCGGCTGCCGCGCGTGCGGGCACGCTGTCCATCATGCTGGCTGGCGCGAACCATGACATTGCGCTGGTCATGCCCTCGCTGGCTCGCATCGCGAAGACGATTCACAACCTGGGCGATCAGCCCGGCCAGGCACAGGCGATGAAACTGGTGAACAACATCATGCTGGCCGCCAACATGGCCGTTGCATCGGAGGCGCTGGCGATGGGCGCCAAGGCAGGCCTGAGCGCCGACGCCATGGCTGACGTCATCCAATCCAGTACCGGGCAGAGCGCGGCGGCAGACATACTCGCTCGCTTCGCCCTCCCCGGATCGTTCGACTTCGGGGCACACATGTCGATCCTCGCAAAGGATGTGGAACTCGCCATCACGGAGGCCCGCAATCTGGGCGTCCCGGCGCGGGTTCTGGAGCAGGCCCGGGGCGTCTGGCACACGGCAATGGAAGAAGGACGCAGCCAGGACGATTTCACTTCCATCATCAAAAGCGTGGAAGAACGCGCCAACGTGCTGGTACGCGGGGCACCACGGCGGTGA
- a CDS encoding sterol desaturase family protein has protein sequence MISVILIVCVCCFVLERIAPGWPLPRVRTWPVRVLLVNSVQLGVVLLAGMSWERWLASWSLFRLSDHVSPAAGGLVAYFIATFVFYWWHRWRHESDLLWRLFHQIHHSPQRLEVITSFYKHPAEMVVNSIIGSLLVYTLLGLSLEAGGVYTLCTALGEFFYHTNVRSPRWVGFVFQRPEMHRIHHRRGHHRNNYGDITCWDMLFGTYENPAKWRDSCGFDGDREQRLTEMLTWRDVHAGKRPDSR, from the coding sequence ATGATTTCCGTCATTCTTATCGTCTGTGTTTGCTGCTTCGTACTGGAACGCATTGCTCCAGGCTGGCCCCTGCCACGCGTGCGCACATGGCCTGTTCGAGTCCTGCTGGTCAACTCCGTCCAACTCGGCGTTGTTTTGCTCGCCGGCATGAGTTGGGAACGGTGGCTGGCATCGTGGTCGCTGTTCCGCCTCTCGGACCATGTTTCGCCGGCCGCCGGGGGGCTCGTCGCCTACTTCATCGCGACCTTCGTATTCTACTGGTGGCATCGCTGGCGCCACGAGTCGGACTTGCTCTGGCGCCTGTTCCACCAGATCCATCACAGCCCGCAACGGCTTGAGGTGATCACGTCGTTCTACAAGCACCCCGCTGAGATGGTTGTCAACTCAATAATCGGCAGCCTGTTGGTCTACACGTTGCTTGGCCTGTCGCTCGAGGCGGGCGGCGTCTATACGCTGTGCACTGCGTTGGGTGAATTCTTCTATCACACCAATGTCAGGTCGCCACGTTGGGTTGGATTTGTGTTCCAACGGCCAGAAATGCATCGTATCCACCATCGTCGTGGGCATCACCGGAACAACTACGGTGACATCACCTGCTGGGACATGCTTTTCGGCACCTATGAAAATCCAGCCAAATGGCGGGACAGTTGCGGCTTTGATGGCGACCGCGAACAGCGACTGACGGAGATGCTGACCTGGCGTGATGTCCATGCTGGTAAGCGGCCGGATTCGCGGTGA
- a CDS encoding cupin domain-containing protein — protein MEQIMDSSTDNVHSDASIADAEALAAKLAYATPETAPQVPGRRSFFKYRDLGVTTATDGRMRAQITLATGEMQQTGWHYHLCDSQFIYTLRGWVDLVFEDGRHLRISAGESLLIPGGLKHNELAISPDLELLEVSIPAKMGTVACDPPANFTSSF, from the coding sequence ATGGAGCAGATCATGGATTCATCCACCGACAACGTTCATTCCGACGCGTCGATTGCCGACGCAGAAGCGCTTGCGGCAAAGCTTGCCTATGCCACGCCCGAAACGGCGCCACAGGTGCCGGGACGCCGCTCATTCTTCAAGTATCGGGACCTGGGCGTGACGACTGCCACTGATGGCCGCATGCGCGCGCAGATAACTCTTGCAACCGGCGAAATGCAGCAAACCGGGTGGCACTATCACCTCTGCGATTCCCAGTTCATTTATACGCTGCGCGGCTGGGTCGACCTGGTCTTCGAGGACGGCCGCCACCTTCGCATCAGCGCGGGAGAATCGCTCCTGATCCCTGGCGGACTCAAGCACAACGAGCTGGCGATCTCACCAGACCTCGAGCTTCTCGAAGTCTCGATTCCGGCAAAGATGGGAACGGTGGCCTGCGACCCGCCAGCGAACTTCACCTCATCCTTCTGA
- a CDS encoding Bug family tripartite tricarboxylate transporter substrate binding protein produces the protein MTHRFSPISHFRSRRAVLTLAAALLAGAAFPAASQSPAWPARPIRLVVGFAPGGGTDVMARAIAQLLNEALGQTVIVDNKPGASGNLALGEVVRAAPDGYTFLIAPTSVETANPYLFKSNLVPSRDLTPVMAIGRAQMYLVARPTLEARDAKQFIALAKSQPGKINIASAGTGTAPHLAAELLNQSIGTSISHVPYKGSAPALQDVMAGQADVVFDPGIGFPHIRSGKVKLLAVASESRSPFFPDAPSYADLGIRNASLDIWFGVWSPNKVPADISERFSAALKKVLASPVLKQRFAQLGAEPVALDKPSFRSLLNDESKRLSTLIKERGIVVE, from the coding sequence ATGACCCACCGCTTCAGCCCCATTTCTCATTTCCGTTCACGCCGCGCGGTACTGACGCTGGCTGCCGCCTTGCTGGCTGGTGCAGCGTTTCCGGCGGCAAGCCAGAGTCCCGCGTGGCCGGCACGGCCCATCCGCCTAGTGGTCGGTTTCGCTCCCGGCGGCGGAACGGACGTGATGGCGCGTGCGATTGCACAGTTGCTGAATGAAGCACTGGGGCAGACGGTGATCGTCGACAACAAGCCAGGGGCGAGCGGCAACCTGGCGCTCGGCGAAGTCGTGAGGGCGGCGCCGGACGGGTACACGTTTCTGATTGCGCCCACCTCGGTTGAGACGGCCAACCCATATCTGTTCAAGTCGAATCTCGTCCCGTCCCGGGATCTGACGCCCGTCATGGCGATCGGACGCGCCCAGATGTATCTGGTCGCCCGTCCAACACTTGAGGCCAGGGACGCCAAGCAGTTCATCGCTTTGGCGAAGTCGCAGCCGGGCAAGATAAACATCGCGTCGGCCGGTACCGGGACGGCACCGCATCTCGCCGCCGAGCTATTGAACCAGAGCATCGGCACGTCGATCTCGCACGTGCCTTACAAAGGCTCCGCCCCTGCGCTGCAGGATGTGATGGCCGGTCAGGCGGACGTCGTATTCGACCCGGGGATTGGTTTCCCCCACATCCGTAGTGGCAAGGTCAAGCTGCTGGCAGTGGCGAGCGAGAGCAGGTCACCGTTCTTTCCGGACGCGCCGTCATACGCGGACCTGGGCATCCGCAATGCGAGCCTTGATATCTGGTTCGGTGTCTGGTCACCGAATAAGGTCCCGGCCGACATCAGCGAGCGCTTTTCTGCGGCGTTAAAGAAGGTGTTGGCCTCGCCAGTGCTCAAGCAACGGTTCGCGCAACTCGGCGCCGAACCGGTGGCACTGGACAAGCCATCTTTCCGAAGCCTGCTCAATGACGAGAGCAAGCGGCTGTCAACGCTGATCAAGGAGCGCGGGATCGTCGTCGAGTAA
- a CDS encoding patatin-like phospholipase family protein: MQEEPAKTCRILALDGGGAKGFYTLGVLKQLEALLGGEPLATKFDLIFGTSTGAIASLLALGNSAKDIHALQRARAQNHGGAFQGAAHDSLGATREGRVRRPQIRRREDWNRDRRHQMA; the protein is encoded by the coding sequence ATGCAAGAGGAGCCTGCCAAGACGTGTCGCATCCTCGCCCTCGACGGCGGTGGTGCGAAAGGCTTCTACACGCTCGGCGTCCTCAAGCAGCTTGAGGCACTGCTCGGCGGTGAGCCGTTGGCCACGAAGTTCGACTTGATCTTCGGTACCAGCACGGGAGCCATCGCGTCGCTGCTGGCGCTAGGCAATTCAGCCAAAGACATCCACGCCCTGCAAAGGGCACGTGCCCAGAATCATGGGGGTGCATTTCAAGGGGCCGCGCACGATAGCCTTGGAGCAACTCGCGAAGGACGTGTACGGCGACCTCAGATTCGACGCCGTGAAGACTGGAATCGGGATCGTCGCCACCAGATGGCGTGA
- a CDS encoding aminotransferase family protein, with amino-acid sequence MLFHSPVSPLDHGLPGMLAPEGAWRHCFSHHPFDVELAYAERVYLYDTEGKRYIDASGGPMSVNIGHGDPRMKAALSEQFDRYAYVHPTFANRRRAELCEALVAIASPSLNAVYLCSGGSEAVDSALKLARQYHVLTGSTGKFKVVSYFESYHGMTLATMSLAGNPGYRKTFDPIMSPWLHMGQYSEVHMPPGIGRDAWGVQCAQELERVLYFNNPDTVAAFIATPHGVGADYGLVPPASYWREIRRICDEHNVLLIADEVVTGFGRTGRWFAMEHFDVEPDLMTLAKGISGSNLPLAAVLVSDKVNEPFRRDGAYFLHGFTYQGHPMACAAGLATLQILKEDKLVEQTAAMSPHLFEHAKRLKEHPTVVDVRGWGLFMAIELVESKERREYFDVEKGAERLFQAYALKNGLAIYGTLYGPRRSAALRRGLPIMIAPPLCIQPDEIDDMMDRLDTALSEWEQRLLG; translated from the coding sequence ATGCTTTTCCATTCACCTGTTAGCCCTCTTGACCATGGCCTGCCCGGCATGCTGGCCCCCGAGGGGGCGTGGCGTCATTGCTTTTCGCACCACCCGTTCGATGTGGAACTCGCCTACGCGGAACGCGTGTATTTGTACGACACCGAGGGAAAGCGATACATCGATGCGTCTGGCGGCCCGATGTCCGTCAACATTGGCCACGGCGACCCGCGGATGAAGGCGGCGCTGAGTGAACAGTTCGATCGTTATGCGTACGTCCACCCCACGTTTGCCAACCGCAGACGCGCAGAGCTCTGCGAGGCTCTGGTGGCCATCGCCTCGCCATCACTGAACGCCGTTTATCTCTGCAGTGGCGGCAGCGAAGCGGTCGATTCCGCGCTCAAGCTTGCCAGGCAGTATCACGTACTGACCGGGTCGACCGGCAAATTCAAGGTGGTCAGCTACTTTGAGTCCTATCACGGCATGACGCTGGCAACCATGTCGCTGGCAGGCAATCCCGGCTACAGAAAGACCTTCGATCCAATCATGTCCCCCTGGCTTCACATGGGCCAATACAGCGAAGTTCACATGCCACCGGGCATCGGTCGCGATGCCTGGGGCGTGCAGTGTGCGCAAGAGCTCGAGCGAGTGTTGTACTTCAATAACCCGGATACCGTGGCCGCCTTCATTGCCACGCCGCATGGCGTCGGCGCGGACTACGGCCTTGTTCCTCCCGCAAGCTATTGGCGAGAAATCCGCCGCATCTGCGACGAGCACAACGTACTCCTCATCGCGGATGAAGTGGTAACAGGGTTCGGCCGGACGGGCCGGTGGTTCGCAATGGAACACTTCGATGTCGAGCCGGATCTGATGACATTGGCCAAAGGCATCTCGGGTTCAAATCTGCCGCTCGCCGCTGTGCTGGTGAGCGATAAGGTGAACGAGCCCTTCCGCCGGGATGGCGCATATTTCCTGCACGGCTTCACGTACCAAGGCCATCCCATGGCCTGTGCGGCAGGACTGGCAACACTGCAGATCCTGAAGGAAGACAAGCTGGTCGAGCAAACCGCCGCAATGAGCCCGCACTTGTTCGAGCACGCCAAGAGGCTGAAGGAACATCCCACGGTGGTTGACGTTCGCGGCTGGGGGCTGTTCATGGCGATCGAACTGGTTGAGTCGAAGGAGCGACGGGAATACTTCGACGTCGAAAAGGGAGCAGAACGACTCTTCCAGGCCTATGCCCTCAAAAACGGCCTGGCGATCTATGGGACCTTGTACGGCCCCCGTCGCAGCGCGGCGCTACGCCGCGGCTTGCCAATCATGATCGCTCCCCCCTTGTGCATTCAGCCCGACGAGATCGACGACATGATGGATCGGCTGGACACCGCTCTCAGCGAGTGGGAACAACGCCTGCTTGGCTGA
- a CDS encoding TetR/AcrR family transcriptional regulator, whose amino-acid sequence MTQAKNLETPDGRDSATTKAETNARRRRPGPKVGDHEARRASFLAAATAVVAREGYAGASLRKVAEEAGCTTGSLLHYFENKEAMIKALVESHFDKFESFMAPVHDPSDIKATFKRFVTWTNAEDPGQWWIVQFQLLAQAKCDPALAAVFQRRNAQYRSKRVALLERGQEEGLVRSDVSADLLADQLSAMGDGWMMMLPIEPERFTPNRIDALLDAVITVISPPGPPPAKTDPVKPAVRRRRPNKSHLAD is encoded by the coding sequence ATGACACAAGCCAAGAACTTGGAGACGCCAGATGGTCGTGATTCCGCGACCACCAAAGCCGAGACCAATGCGCGGAGGCGGCGACCCGGGCCAAAGGTCGGGGATCACGAAGCCAGGCGCGCGAGCTTTCTTGCGGCCGCAACCGCCGTGGTTGCGCGGGAGGGCTATGCCGGAGCTTCCTTGCGAAAGGTGGCGGAGGAGGCGGGCTGCACCACAGGTTCCTTGCTCCACTATTTCGAGAACAAGGAAGCGATGATCAAAGCTCTTGTTGAAAGCCACTTTGACAAGTTCGAATCCTTCATGGCGCCTGTCCATGACCCGAGCGATATCAAGGCGACTTTCAAGCGCTTCGTGACCTGGACCAACGCCGAGGATCCGGGACAGTGGTGGATCGTGCAATTTCAATTGCTAGCCCAGGCGAAATGCGATCCGGCCCTCGCTGCCGTCTTCCAGCGGCGCAACGCCCAGTATCGGAGTAAGCGTGTGGCGCTACTGGAGAGGGGCCAGGAAGAAGGTCTAGTCCGCAGCGATGTCTCTGCAGACCTGCTCGCCGACCAACTTAGCGCGATGGGCGACGGCTGGATGATGATGCTCCCCATCGAGCCGGAGCGATTCACGCCGAACCGTATCGATGCTCTTCTGGACGCCGTCATCACAGTGATAAGCCCACCCGGACCGCCACCTGCGAAAACAGATCCTGTGAAGCCGGCAGTCCGCAGGCGCCGCCCAAATAAGAGTCACCTAGCCGATTGA
- a CDS encoding DUF2924 domain-containing protein — MTNIVNDAVSVSLPKALLLRIQAKSEMPAIEGLEGILTRVLNEHDTAYPNQPKHVVLAMPVQQEQKSFKTQRGFELPIGLELFANYDGKHLTAKVTKSGIEYKGKTYEVSPSAFAAKKDCGATDTAASTNGWKFWMFKKDGRAQFIDALRPPVGQK, encoded by the coding sequence ATGACAAACATCGTGAACGACGCTGTCAGCGTCAGCCTCCCGAAGGCGCTGCTCCTGCGTATCCAGGCCAAGTCCGAGATGCCCGCGATCGAGGGCCTCGAAGGCATCCTGACCCGGGTCCTCAATGAACACGACACGGCGTACCCGAACCAACCGAAGCACGTCGTCTTGGCCATGCCAGTTCAGCAAGAGCAGAAGTCCTTCAAGACTCAGCGGGGGTTCGAGCTGCCGATCGGGTTGGAGCTATTCGCCAACTACGACGGCAAGCACCTGACCGCGAAGGTAACCAAGAGCGGCATCGAGTACAAGGGCAAGACGTATGAGGTGTCTCCGTCTGCGTTCGCCGCCAAGAAGGACTGCGGTGCCACCGACACAGCAGCATCGACCAACGGCTGGAAGTTCTGGATGTTCAAGAAGGACGGCCGGGCACAGTTCATCGACGCGCTTCGGCCGCCTGTCGGTCAGAAGTGA
- a CDS encoding IclR family transcriptional regulator, protein MTKAKKTIAEPSAVSADDLPPTAAGNGAGRRRIQSADKATEVLLALVEAGKATPLKDLARAIGMPNSLAHRYLASLMASGLAVQDEVTGLYDLGPTAVRIGASALARVDHLRLASEAMPQLVSSTGLPALLCVLGDRGPTIVRWERSYVPFITTLSVGSTFQLTNSATGRVLLAFTPDQVRDDLIELAVSKNHEQPPVKLLERLSTIRRVGYDEAESVLIPGLSAMSAPILDVQNEAVACLTLIGASPDVRRIKTKAIQALVEASVSISRSCGSNLSFASLADPTT, encoded by the coding sequence TTGACAAAAGCAAAAAAAACCATCGCAGAACCATCGGCAGTATCGGCGGACGACCTGCCACCGACTGCTGCCGGCAATGGCGCAGGACGGCGCCGGATTCAGTCGGCCGACAAGGCAACGGAGGTTCTTCTTGCGCTTGTCGAGGCGGGTAAGGCGACACCCCTCAAAGATCTGGCGCGCGCCATCGGCATGCCAAACAGCCTCGCGCATCGCTACCTCGCGAGCCTGATGGCAAGCGGTCTCGCGGTACAGGATGAAGTCACCGGTCTCTACGACCTTGGGCCGACGGCGGTACGCATTGGCGCGTCCGCCCTCGCGCGTGTTGATCATTTGCGCCTCGCCAGCGAAGCGATGCCACAGCTAGTTTCCAGCACGGGATTGCCTGCCCTCCTGTGTGTGCTCGGCGATCGCGGCCCCACTATCGTGCGATGGGAACGCAGCTATGTGCCGTTCATCACTACGTTGTCGGTGGGCTCGACATTCCAATTGACGAACTCGGCTACAGGTCGCGTGCTACTCGCCTTCACCCCCGATCAGGTCAGAGATGACCTGATCGAGTTGGCCGTTTCGAAGAACCATGAACAGCCGCCAGTGAAGTTGCTTGAGCGTCTTTCGACGATCCGGCGAGTCGGATACGATGAAGCGGAATCGGTTCTCATTCCAGGACTGTCAGCCATGAGTGCGCCGATTCTCGATGTTCAGAACGAGGCAGTCGCCTGTCTGACGCTAATCGGCGCAAGCCCTGATGTCCGGCGAATCAAGACAAAGGCAATCCAAGCGCTGGTCGAGGCAAGCGTGAGCATCTCGCGGTCCTGCGGGAGCAACCTGTCGTTCGCCTCGTTGGCCGATCCGACAACATAA
- a CDS encoding acetolactate synthase large subunit, with the protein MNGAESLVTTLLESGIDTCFANPGTSEMHFVAALDQIPGMRCVLGLQENVVTGMADGYFRMARKPASTLLHCGPGLANGWANLHNARRANSAVVNIVGDQATYHRPYDAPLTADTAALAGAVSAWVRTSQSAADVGRDAAAAAAAARTAPGQIATLILPSDTSWDAGGVAARALPVPSAPSIDPFAVDNAARILRQNTNDVLILLGGECALPEAQALAWRIASSTGATLKYEYVMGRVSRGRGRLPIERVPYSTDQAIKMMASFRHIILVNARPPVGFFAYPGKPSLQYPREAQIHHLSRIDQHPEAALLALAEALNAPVVDMPPAQPCSEIVTGAPTPEGLAQTIAAVMPENAIVSDESISYGRSFYRFTHAAAPHDWLSLTGGAIGDGLPVATGAAVACGGSRRVISLQADGSAMYSLQSLWTQARERLPCTTLLLANRKYNILIGEYENVGALPGPTAMSMLDLSNPDLDWVRLANGMGVEAARATTLEQCADLMKQSFRQDGPFLIELLI; encoded by the coding sequence ATGAATGGCGCCGAAAGTCTGGTCACCACACTGCTCGAGTCGGGCATCGATACCTGCTTCGCCAATCCCGGCACCAGCGAAATGCATTTCGTCGCGGCCCTGGATCAGATACCAGGTATGCGGTGTGTGCTGGGGCTGCAGGAGAACGTCGTTACCGGCATGGCCGACGGCTATTTCCGCATGGCCCGGAAGCCCGCGAGCACGCTATTGCATTGCGGCCCGGGACTTGCCAACGGCTGGGCGAACCTTCACAACGCTCGCCGTGCGAATAGCGCGGTCGTCAACATCGTGGGAGATCAGGCGACCTATCACCGCCCGTATGATGCGCCCCTCACTGCCGATACGGCCGCGCTCGCGGGCGCCGTATCGGCATGGGTCCGCACGAGCCAGTCCGCAGCCGACGTCGGTCGTGATGCGGCCGCCGCGGCAGCCGCTGCGCGCACCGCGCCCGGACAGATCGCCACACTGATCCTGCCTTCCGATACTTCCTGGGATGCGGGCGGCGTTGCCGCGCGCGCATTGCCCGTACCGTCGGCGCCATCGATCGATCCATTTGCCGTCGATAATGCGGCGCGCATTCTGCGCCAGAACACCAATGACGTGCTGATCCTGCTTGGCGGCGAATGCGCGCTGCCCGAAGCGCAGGCGCTCGCCTGGCGCATTGCCAGTTCGACGGGCGCGACCCTGAAGTACGAGTACGTGATGGGGCGCGTCTCGCGTGGACGAGGCCGTCTGCCGATCGAGCGGGTGCCCTACAGCACCGATCAAGCCATCAAGATGATGGCATCGTTCCGGCACATCATCCTGGTCAACGCCAGGCCACCAGTCGGATTTTTCGCCTATCCCGGCAAGCCGTCCCTCCAGTATCCGCGCGAAGCCCAGATCCATCATTTGTCGCGCATCGACCAGCATCCCGAAGCGGCCCTGCTTGCGCTGGCGGAGGCGCTGAACGCGCCAGTGGTCGATATGCCGCCCGCGCAGCCCTGCTCTGAAATCGTTACCGGTGCCCCCACGCCGGAAGGGCTGGCCCAGACGATCGCCGCCGTGATGCCGGAGAACGCGATCGTATCGGACGAAAGCATTTCGTATGGCCGCAGCTTCTACCGATTCACCCACGCTGCAGCACCACATGACTGGCTCTCACTGACCGGCGGTGCCATCGGCGACGGACTCCCGGTTGCAACCGGCGCGGCGGTGGCCTGTGGGGGCTCGAGACGGGTCATCAGCCTGCAGGCTGACGGCTCGGCGATGTATTCGCTTCAGTCGCTTTGGACGCAGGCACGTGAACGACTCCCCTGCACGACGCTTCTGTTGGCCAACCGCAAGTACAACATCCTGATCGGCGAGTACGAGAACGTTGGAGCATTACCGGGGCCCACGGCCATGAGCATGCTCGATCTGTCGAATCCCGATCTCGACTGGGTCAGGCTCGCCAACGGCATGGGGGTGGAAGCCGCACGCGCAACGACGCTCGAGCAGTGCGCCGATCTCATGAAGCAGAGCTTCCGCCAGGACGGTCCCTTCCTGATCGAACTGTTGATCTGA
- a CDS encoding DUF1330 domain-containing protein, which translates to MTKGYIFAEVDIHSPGAEWDEYARKVQPTLDSYGGVFLIRGGTPNVLEGDAKTGTFVVLEFESPEQAEAWYTSTDYQRILPLRLRNADARVICLPGAG; encoded by the coding sequence ATGACGAAAGGTTATATTTTTGCCGAGGTAGACATCCATTCCCCCGGCGCGGAGTGGGATGAGTACGCCAGGAAGGTCCAGCCCACGCTGGATTCCTATGGCGGCGTGTTCCTGATTCGGGGAGGCACGCCCAACGTCCTCGAGGGCGACGCCAAGACGGGGACGTTCGTGGTTCTGGAGTTCGAGAGCCCTGAGCAAGCCGAAGCCTGGTACACCTCCACGGACTATCAGCGCATTCTGCCGCTCCGTCTGCGAAATGCCGACGCGCGCGTCATTTGCTTGCCAGGGGCCGGGTGA